The genomic region TACTAAAGTAGTCAGTGTATATATGTTTTGTAGAGTAAAAATACTTCTAAAGACTTGTTacatgccttaaaaatagaGTACACACATATGGTGGTAAGACTCCACAAGTAATCCTGTATTTCTTTGTCCTGTATTTGTGATGTAGGAGTGCAGCTGATAGCTTCTGGATCTTGTCCTTCCACTCCCAGCGCTGCCTCCTCTTCTTCAACAAGACCATGGAGGATGTATCTCCAGACACGGAAACCCCATTGGTCGGGCCAAGCCTCCTGGAACGGCGTGTTCGCCAGCGAAATCCGAAAGTCTCAGTTCTTAAATCAAAGCTGAAAAAGGGCTTGACTTGCTCTGGTCCAAAGGTCCGATCCACTCTTAAAGGGTTCTTCCCCGTGGTGCACTGGCTGCCAAAATACAAGCTGAAAGAGTACATCTGGGGCGATGTGATGTCTGGGTTGATTGTTGGTATCATTTTGGTACCGCAGGCCATCGCGTACAGCCTGTTAGCAGGAGTGCCACCCATTTATGGTCTATACACTTCGTTTTACGGTAAcatcatttactttttcatggGCACGTCTCGACATGTATCAGTTGGGATCTTCAGCCTCATGAGCCTCATGGTAGGACAGGTAAAAAATCTCTGTTTTGGACAATTTTGTTTGTAAACCTCATTCTCAATTTGCTTCTGTCAATAAGTGTATACCTGATTAAGAAACGAACCAACAAGAATTAAATGATTCATCCAGCAAGTGCAGGATATTCCACATTTGCAGAGTTATTGAGTCAGACCAATATTATGTTATCTTTATTGAAATATTATTGTATGAAAATGTATTGATATTATTGGCCACTTTGGCCCACATTTATCCCTAATGAATATTTGCTGTTAATAATGTCTCTCTAGGTGGTGGTTAGGGAAGTTTTCCTGGCTGGTTTTGACATTAATGAGGACTCTACCCCATCTCCTCATCAAGACTTACATGACACAGTGGATGCAAACCTCACTAATGAACCCGAGTTCACCGTGGAGCTGATGGGAAGGCAGTTAGGGAAGGATTCCTTTGCTATCAGCATCGCTGCTGCTGTTACATTCCTGGCAGGAGTCTATCAGGTAAAGGAATAGagattgtttaaaatattctttactAAATATATTCAAGTTAAATAACTAACACAGCTTATACACAACCACCTTTTTAAGTATTCTTTATATAAAGACAAAGAACAGTTTATATCTAAATATTAAAGAGTGCAATTACaaatataatataaacaaatattttctatgCTAAAATGTGGTGGACTGATCTTTGCCAGAGACATGGTTATTCACACTGTGTTAGTTTCAGGCCAACCCCCTTTTTCAGAACTACTTTGAGGCTGAAGCATGGGCCACTGAGATTCTAACAGTATTAATAAACTTCATCGAAAAAATAACATGATTTAAAACTATCAAAtggtgaacacacacacattcaaaactaaaatgtatAACGTGATCTagctctggagtggcccatggggagaggcgcaCGGGGAGATGCGGCGgttggtgtgggtttgcttgttgccccccagctcagccgtctcgtgttggggtttaccccagtgaatgagagggtatccctgcgccttcgggttggggagaggtctctgactgtcatttcagcctacgggccgagtggtagtgcagagtacccggccttcttggcgtccctgtcgggggtgctggatagtgcccctcccggggactccattattctgctgggggacttcaacgcccacgtggggagtgatggtgacacctggagaggcgtgatcgggaggaatggcctccccaatctggatccgagtggtgttttgttattggacttctgtgctagtcacggattgtccataacgaacaccatgttcagacataagggtgtccatcagtgcactttgcacctggacaccctaggcaggaggtcgatgatcgactttgttgtcgtatcatcagaccttcggccgcatgttttggacactcgggtgaagagaggggctgagctgtccactgatcaccacctggtggtgagttggatccgctggaggaggagaaagccggacagacttggcaggtccAAGCGCAtcgtgagggtctgctgggaacgcctggcggagccctcggccagggatatattcaactcccacctccgggagaacttcgaccagatcccgggggatgttggagacatagagtccgagtggaccatgttctccgcatctattgtcgatgctgctgcccgtagctgcggccgtaaggtctgcggtgcctgttgcggtggcaatcccagaacccggtggtggacactggcagtaagggatgctgtcaagctgaagaaggagtccaatcggctgtggttggcttgtgggactcctgaggcggctgacgggtaccgtgaggccaagcgtgctgcggcccgggctgtggcagaggcaaaaacacggtcctgggaggagttcggtgaggccatggagaaggactaccggttggcctcgaagcgattctgacaaactgtccggcgcctcaggaggggtaagcagtgcttcgccaacactattTATaatgggggtgggagactgctgacctcgactgaggacattatcgggcggtggaaggagtacttcgaggacctcctcaatcttgccatcatgcattccgtggtggaaacagaggctggggactcagggttggactctttcatcacccaggctgaagtcaccgaggtggttaaaaagctccgcggtggcaaggcttcggggttggatgagatccaaCTACAGGGTGATcatactcctcagcctccctggtaaggcctacgccagggtattggagatgagagtccggccgatagtcgaacctcggcttcaggaggagcagtgtggttttcgtcccggccgtggaacactggaccagctttataccttctacagggtgctcgagggttcatgggagtttgcccaactggttcacatgtgttttgtggacctggagaaggcattcgactgtgtccctcgtgatgccctgtgggggatgctccaggagtatggaatcgggggccctttattaggggccatccggtccctgtacgagcggagcaggagtttggtccgcattgccggcactaagtgggacctgttcccggtgtatgttggactccggcagggctgccctttgtcaccggtcctgttcataacttttatgtacaggatttctagacgcagccaagggccggagggggcctggtttggggaccagtggatttcgtctcttctttttgcggatgacgtggtcctgctggccccctctagccaagacctacagcatgcgctgtggcggatcgcagccgagtgtgaagcggctgggatgaggatcagctcctctaagtccgaggccatggtactcgaccggaaaagggtggcttgtcctcttcaggttggaggggagttcctgcctcaagtggaggagttaagtatctcggggtcttgttcacaagtaagggaagaatggagcgggagatcgacagacggatcggagcagctgccacagtaatgggggcactgtgccggtccgttgtggtgaagagagagctgagccgaaaagcaaagctctcaatttaccggtcggtctactttcctaccctcacctatggccatgaactttgggtcatgaccgaaagaacgagatcccggatacaagcggctgaaatgagcttcctccgtagggtggccgggcactcccttagagatagggtgaggagctcggccatccgggaggggctcggagtagagccgctgctcctccacatcgagaggagccagtttaggtggctcgggcatctataccggatgtctcctggacgccttcctcaggaggtgttccaggcacgtcccaccgggacaTTATTAGCCTTTTTTTAACTGGTTGCTGGTAGGTGAGAGGGAGTGCTGCATTACTCTATGCTTCAAACACGCAGAATAAATTCTGGACACACTGATACTTTCTCCGGCAGCTTATTAACCAGTACTGTAGAAATTGTACGACGGAACGTAGATGTATTTTTGAAATACCAGAAGCATTACCATGCCTAAAAGAGGCATTGAGAGTGTCCCATAGGAGCAAATGTTTCATTATATGACTATTGTCTATGTTATCTAAAGCTGCAATACTTTTTATGATTCCCTTGCCAAATAAATAATGGTCTGTGGCACTCAAGTTTTCTGCAGATAAAGGAATAAAATCCAACCCAAATTTGCATTGATCTCAATGTAATGGGGAGTGTATTGTGTTACTTGAAGACTTTTACTATTTGGGTTTGGTCCTGTTGGTTTTCATAGCTACATTTTGGTTTGAACTATGACAAACACTGAAAGTCTATATAAACTACATTGCTTGTTGTTGACATCATCCATTGTGTTAAAATTACATGCCTGGTCCATGCAAATGAGGATGAATGAAAGCTAATGAACAGCTCTTGGACAAAGGAGGGGAGAGTGATATATGTGCAAGAATTTTactacaaccccaattccaataaTGTTGGTACACTGtataacatataaataaaaacagaatacaatcaTTTGCAATTCCTATTCAACCTATATGTAAATGAgcacactacaaagacaagatactgtatgttcaaactgataaatatatatatttttttacaaaatagtccCTCATTTTCAATTTGATCTTTCTAAAGCAagcattaaatttaaaatgttccaaacatttaaaaaaagctggGACACCACTTTGCGAGCAGCTGCGTGACCAAATAGTCCACGTTTTAAGAACAACGTTTCTCAATGTACAATTACAAGGAATTTAGGGATTTAATCTCCACACACTACATGCtgctttaactttgtttttaagcttatattctgtaaaaacgGTACTTCTTTCATTTCTAGGCCTTAAGCATTAAAGATTATTCATGATATTTACTTTCTTTGTCTCCTCTCTATCCTGTTTCCCGAAACAGATTTCGATGGCAGTGTTTCGGCTCGGATTCGTCTCCGTCTACCTCTCGGCCCCCATGCTAGATGGGTTTGCCACCGGAGCTTCTTTCACCATCCTGACTGTGCAGGCTAAATACCTGTTGGGTCTAAAGATACCTCGTCATCAGGGCTATGGGACAGTAGTCGTTACTTGGATTAACATCTTCGCCAACATTCACAAGACCAACCTGTGTGACCTCATCACAAGTGCCACATGCATCATAATTTTAGGTTATTCATCTGTACTTGCATCTCTCATTCTtaattttctctctgttttttttttcaacatggTATAATACTATATATTTTATCATAGTGGCTGGGAAAGAGATCCAGGAGCGCTACAAGGACCGGTTAAAGATCCCCTTACCTACAGAGCTGGTAGTCGTGGCGGGAGCTACACTTGCCAGCCACTTTGGGGAATTCAATACCCGATACCATTCCAGTGTCTCCGGTCACATTCCCACAGGATTTATCCCACCTCAGGTCCCCGTGTTCAGTATGATGTCACGGGTGGCGCTGGATGCCATTCCTGTGGCTGTCATTAGGTAATGTGTAACCACCCTAACAGCATGTTTGATTACACACAGTTACAGTCTAGTGTCTGTATTATATTCTGGCTGAGAAAGCACATGCACTGCTTAATTTGACTTGAgtgcatttttaaatacataaatccaggcatatttccaaaattagaaatattgtgTGGCAAACTTGTGTGGTAAACTAAATTTTTACTCCACCATTTTCCTCCAAAGAGAttcaaactttcttttttttactccaGAGTGACTTGCTGAATCCTTGTTACCAACAATTGAAAAGTTCTAATCAGATggcagaaaataaacataaatttcatgattatggtattttttgcagttttgcctTCACCGTGTCGCTATCTGAGATGTTCGCAAAGAAACACGGATATACCGTTCGTCCCAACCAGGAGATGGTGGCCATTGGACTCTGTAACGGTGTTGCATCCTTCTTTCACTGTCTCACAACGAGTGCTGCGCTGGCAAAAACAATGGTAAAGGATTCAACCGGCTGCCAGACTCAGGTGAGTTTCAGGCCATGAAAAAGTCAAACCCAGTGGGaatctgttttctctttgtgCCAGCTTGACCAAGGCCCAGAGGACAGGCAAATGAAACCACATATTGTATGGTGGGAACGCAATCAAACAGCTTGGATCAATACTGAATATCAAGAAactcatacaggtccttctcaaaatattagcatattgtgataaacttcattattttccataatgtcatgatgaatatttaacattcatatattttagattcattgcacactaactgaaatatttcaggtcttttattgtcttaatacggatgattttggcatacagctcatgacaacccaaaattcctatctcacaaaattagcatatcattaaaagggtctctaaacgagctatgaacctaatcatctgaatcaacgagttaactctaaacacctgcaaaagattcctgaggcctttaaaactcccatcctggttcatcactcaaaaccccaatcatgggtaagactgccgaccagactgctgtccagaaggccactattgacaccctcaagcaagagggtaagacacagaaagaaatttctgaacgaataggctgttcccagagtgctgtatcaaggcacctcagtgggaagtctgtgggaaggaaaaagtgtggcagaaaacactgcacaacgagaaaaggtgacctgaccctgaggaagattgtggagaagggccgattccagaccttgggggacctgcggaagcagtggactgagtctggagtagaaacatccagagccactgtgcacaggcgtgtgcaggcaatgggctacaggtgccgcattccccaggtcaagccatttttgaaccagaaacagcggcagaagcgcctgacttgggctacagagaagcagcactggactgttgctcagtggtccaaagtactttttttggatgaaagcaaattctgcatgtcattcggaaatcaaggtgccagagtctggaggaagactggggagaaggaaatgccaaaatgccagaagtccagtgtcaagtacccacagtcagtgatggtctggggtgccgtgtcagctgctggtgttggtccactgtgttttatcaagggcagggtcaatgcagctagctatcaggagattttggagcacttcatgcttcaatctgctgaaaagctttatggagatgaagatttcatttttcagcacgacctggcacctgctcacagtgccataaccactggtaaatggtttactgaccatggtatcactgtgctcaattggcctgccaactctcctgacctgaaccccatagagaatctgtgggatattgtgaagagaacgttgagagactcaagacccaacactctagatgagctaaaggccgctatcgaagcatcctgggcctccataagacctcagcagtgccacaggctgattgcctccatgccacgccgcattgaagcagtcatttctgccaaaggattcccgaccaagtattgagtgcataactgtacatgattatttgaaggttgacgttttttgtattaaaaacacttttcttttattggtcgaatgaaatatgctaattttgtgagataggaattttgggttttcatgagctgtatgccaaaatcatccatattaagacaataaaagacctgaaatatttcagctagtgtgcaatgaatctaaaatatatgaatgttaaattttcatcatgacattatggaaaataatgaactttatcacaatatgctaatattttgagaaggacctgtatatgcaatagaaagcagatatttaaaaagacaacattttgtCTTCGCTGTTTGACTTTTAAGAAGCCTAAATGTTTTGCGTTATTGCTCattttggatgaataaaattCTCTTTGGttcattttttcctttcttaaAATTAGACGTTTGTTCAAATTAGGATCCATTCCTTCCGACTCAATAATACCAGTTCTGTAACCGGGCCATAATTTCTACAATATATTGGTAAAATGGTCAGGTGTGCCAACAAATTTTGTGTTGTACTCTCTTCTTGTTATCTTAGCTGATGATTTTCCTTGTTTTCCATTAGTCTGATTTAAGGTGaggcagtgagaaaaaaaaattgtgagtCTTTTTACACAgattatgtaaatatctggcttcaactgtatatttaaaaaattacTTTCTTAATGTCAAACACAGGTCTGACCGCAGGAAGTCATGATTTCAGATCCCTCTGCCATCTAACCTCGTTcttatatgtgtatattgtacattgtaaatttgtatattctgtaatgcaaaaacagaacaaaagagcaaagtgtaccggagtcaaattctttgtttgtatgtacgaacttggcaataaagctgattctgattctgattctgattaaggcGTGCTTGTGTCTTGATGGTTGCATTAATGCatgatgcttttattttcaatattaaCAAATGAAATTGATGTTCGCGTGTGGTTTTAAATATCAAATATGTCGATACGGTTTCTTTTGGAATTATTAAAAAGACAGCCACATTgctaaaaaaatttttaatacaTGTTTTGATGATGTACTAACATGGCGTTGAGATTTTGCAACTGTTTTTTCAGAGCAACAGAAATAGTtccttttaatcttttttgcCTCCCttatattttgtcttttcaggTATCAAGTCTGATCAGCGCCCTGGTAGTCCTTCTTGTCCTCCTCTTCTTCGCTCCATACATCCAAGCACTTCAGAAATGTGTCCTTGCTTGCATCATCATTGTAAGCCTTCGAGGAGCACTGAGGAAGTTCAGGGATGTCCCAGCCAAGTGGCGAGCCAGCCGGACGGATGCCATTGTTTGGTTGGTAGCCATGTCAACCACTGCTCTGATCAGCGTGGAGCTGGGCTTGCTTGTTGGCATGGTTTTTTCAATGAGCTGCATCATCTATGAAACCCAGAATCCAAAGGTTAGTAAGCTGATGGAAATCCTCAACCATTATTCTCATCTCATCCTGGAACTCTTAGATGTTTCTGCTCCAAAGCACCCAAATCAAATGATTGGGTCAGAAGCAGAACTTAATTGCTGGTTGGATCAgcaatgcatctaaaagttacCGGACATTGGCCCTCGAGGACAGAAGTTTAAAAACCCTGTTACTAATCATTAAAGAGGACAAGAATGCCTAAGAATGCCATAACTGCTATGATCTAATATTTGTTTTCAGGTCTCTCTCCTTGGCCGGGTCAGTGACACCAATCTGTATGAGGACATAGAGGAGTACAAGAATCTCACAGCGCCAGGTCGGGTTAAGATTTTCCGTTTCCAGGCTCCTCTGTACTATGCCAATAAGAACGCTTTCCTCAGATCCCTCTACAAAGCTGTCGGAATCGAACCTTTTTTGGAGTTGACTAAAAGGAAAAAGGCAGAGAAGAAGGACAAAAAGCAAGCCAAGACAAATGGGGAGAAAACCAAATTTGATGTCTTTGTAGGGGTTGGCAAAAAAGAACTAGAGTTCCACACAATAGTTTTAGACTGCTCAGCCATCCCTTTCATTGACTCAACAGGCATGGCCACTTTCACAGCACTGGTTAAGGAATATAAAGAGATCAGTGTAAGTGTGCTCCTTGCATGCTGCAACACCTCAGTCATCGATGCTCTCCAGAAGGGAGAGTTCTTTGGGAGTAATAACAAAGACACAAGTAGTCTGTTGTTTTATACAGTTCATGCTGCTGTTCTTCACGCAAACAGAGCAGCAGAAGTAAGTAAAGCGGAGGACTCTGTGGTGTAGATTGACAGgaggaaacatttttttctcttttctatgTGTGCTTAAAATGGTGTATTAAGAAGCTCTGAAAGTATACCCTGGAAACCCTGTCCATAAAACAAAAAGGTGCCAAGAGAAGAAATAGCAAAATGAAGAATATGtagaagtatttttttaattttatacccTTGAGTAATGatcaacaatgctttttttggaGCATTTTGAAGGTCCAAAGAGCTGGTTTTTAAAGCCAGTAAACAAATACCCCAATGATCAATTGTGTTTgaaaaattctttttaatgttaaatttatatttttcaatatgaaaatgttgaaaGTACAAATGAGGGGTCAGTGGCTCAGGTAGTAGAGGTTTGTCCAGTAATCAGTTGGTAGCCGGTTTGAACCCCTGCTCCGTCCATCTTACTTGTTGTGTCCTTtgacaagacacttcacccatcTTGCCTGCTGTTTGTGAttcaattgtatggcagcctcacttctgtaaATCTGCCCCAGTCCAGCtgtagctacaatgtagcctaccacaGTCAGtctgtgaatgggtggatgactgattgtagtgtaaagtgctttggagtcCTCAGAAATGATAAAGccctatacaagtgcaggccatttaccattaaatcatttcacCAACAGAGATCAAATCTATCAATGTGGCTTGGTTCACCAGGTTTCGACATTTGCTCTCCTTTAGTTTGCAGATTTTAATCTATTGGCTTCACTAAGGACTGAGCCAGTGGTGGACTATTATGTAGCTTTCTCCCACAGAGTTTCTCTTCCCTTTCTGCACAAGGGAAAGGAGCTAAAAGCCTAACCAAACACACTCATTGCTACCCCAGAGAGTGCCTATGTATTATTTTTAGTTGCTAGGTGTACATGTGTACAAGATTTCCAGCAGGTCGAACTGATTTAGAATTGCGTCAGGAATATTGTCAGAGCATTAAAAGAGGCATTAAAACAGATAAAGCACTCCGACAAGTGTTTTCTGAAGAGtagcttttttaatttaacttcACCATTCATAGGAATGTGTTCAAGTAGACGTGTGTGACTTTTGTTATTGATTGATGAGTTTTCCATAAACACTTGTGTAAATATTAATAGATATTTAGAGTTAACATCCCAAATCCACATAGACTTTACTCCTCACGGTCGGAGTCCAGACTCGTAGATTTAGCCACCACTTCCTGACGTGCCAACTGTCGCTTTGGACTATAAATCATTTGTAAAAGGCTGGTTAAACTCTTCCTGACTAACGGAAAAGGTCAGGAGGAGACGTTTTACATGACAAACAAGGACTCTGCTGGTTTTGAGAGAACCTTGCATTCAGAAGATGAGTCTTTGGAGCACACTTGCAACCTTGTTCTGAACAGGCAGCAGCAGCTGTAAAAACATGGTTTGAGCATTTggtgcttttaaaatgttttgagtttttacACAGCAGGTGATATCTCACATGCATTTTGTAAGATATTCtcaaacattgtttttcttaatcAAAAATGTTGTGACTAGCATAATAAGCTCAAACTGCTGTACTTTGGTTAAACTACTGTTTTTTCATTGTCTTTTATCCTGTTGAGACCAAGACTGATTACTGATTATCTAacagcaaaatgtgaaaaacctttAATATAATGTAATGAAAACATAATCATAAATATAATTTGTTATCATATCGTTATCATttatataaattaataaataacctAACTCTTCCATgcattcatttaatttaaataatgacTGATTCTATTTTGAGAAGTCTCATGGGTTGTAAGTGTGACTTTTTTTGTATAGCTATTCAGCTTTCAGAAAAATTTTACAATATTTAGTATTTCAATTAAAATGACTCTTAAATGAAGCATGTGTGTGgctttgctttattattaaaGGAGTATTTGATGTGAAGAAAAGAGTCACTATGTTGCAGTTTGAATCAAATATATGGACCAGTACTGTTTCAAGTTGCCAATATGGCACGTTTGCAAGTTTAGAACATAAGTGAAAACATGTTTACAAGTACAGTCTGTTTGGACTATGAtgttcattatttgttttggtttactCACAGCCCacttgatattttctctttttcaagcAATTCTTTGTGAACCTGAGAGATGGTTgagtgtgaaaatcccagttcCTAAAATACTCACACCAGCCCATTTGGCACCAACAGCCAAATCCACTGTCTTCCCCATTCTGGTGCTCAATTTAACATCAACAAGTCACATGTAAATGCCTAAATAAACTGAGCTGCTGCCTTTTGACTGGCTGAGTCACATTAATTGTGTTAACAAGCAactgaacaaataaaaagaaactgtgGTCTGATTTAAGACTTTTGCACATTGTTGTATGGC from Girardinichthys multiradiatus isolate DD_20200921_A chromosome 8, DD_fGirMul_XY1, whole genome shotgun sequence harbors:
- the LOC124872274 gene encoding sulfate anion transporter 1-like produces the protein MEDVSPDTETPLVGPSLLERRVRQRNPKVSVLKSKLKKGLTCSGPKVRSTLKGFFPVVHWLPKYKLKEYIWGDVMSGLIVGIILVPQAIAYSLLAGVPPIYGLYTSFYGNIIYFFMGTSRHVSVGIFSLMSLMVGQVVVREVFLAGFDINEDSTPSPHQDLHDTVDANLTNEPEFTVELMGRQLGKDSFAISIAAAVTFLAGVYQISMAVFRLGFVSVYLSAPMLDGFATGASFTILTVQAKYLLGLKIPRHQGYGTVVVTWINIFANIHKTNLCDLITSATCIIILVAGKEIQERYKDRLKIPLPTELVVVAGATLASHFGEFNTRYHSSVSGHIPTGFIPPQVPVFSMMSRVALDAIPVAVISFAFTVSLSEMFAKKHGYTVRPNQEMVAIGLCNGVASFFHCLTTSAALAKTMVKDSTGCQTQVSSLISALVVLLVLLFFAPYIQALQKCVLACIIIVSLRGALRKFRDVPAKWRASRTDAIVWLVAMSTTALISVELGLLVGMVFSMSCIIYETQNPKVSLLGRVSDTNLYEDIEEYKNLTAPGRVKIFRFQAPLYYANKNAFLRSLYKAVGIEPFLELTKRKKAEKKDKKQAKTNGEKTKFDVFVGVGKKELEFHTIVLDCSAIPFIDSTGMATFTALVKEYKEISVSVLLACCNTSVIDALQKGEFFGSNNKDTSSLLFYTVHAAVLHANRAAEVSKAEDSVV